In Ursus arctos isolate Adak ecotype North America unplaced genomic scaffold, UrsArc2.0 scaffold_3, whole genome shotgun sequence, one DNA window encodes the following:
- the AOC1 gene encoding amiloride-sensitive amine oxidase [copper-containing], producing the protein MRPETLALRGAVAAVLVLQALGTAKCPSQTLHSKARVFEDLSAQELKAVRSFLWSQEPLRLEPSQAPTMAKNSVFLIEMLLPKKQHVLKFLDKGGRPPVREARAVIFFGAQEHPNVTEFAVGPLPRPYYMRELHPTAEHRTSWASRPITGAEYTLLGQALQKATKPLHQFFLHTTGFSFQDCHSRCLTFTDVAPRGVASGQRRSWFILQRFVEGHFLHPTGLELLMDHSSTHAQDWTVELVWYNGKFYQSPEELARKYKEGQVDVVILEDIPPKAQGGEGAEETPLFSSYKPRGDFPIPVPVNGPRLVQPQGRRYRLEGNTVLYGGWSVSFRLRSSSGLQILNVLFGCERIAYEVSVQEAVALYGGHTPAGMQTNYIDVGWGLGSVTHELAPGIDCPDTATFLDALHHYDADDPVRYPRALCIFEMPTGVPLRRHFNSNFSGGFNFYAGLQGQVLVLRTTSTVYNYDYIWDFIFYPNGVMEAKMHATGYVHATFYTPEGLRYGTRLHTHLLGNMHTHLVHYRVDLDVAGTKNSFQTLKMKLENITNPWSPRHHLVQPTLKQTHYHRERQAAFRFGQTLPKYLLFTSAEENRWGHKRSYRLQVHSMADQALPVGWQMERAVTWARYPLAVTKYRESEACSSSIYNQNDPWDPPVVFEEFLHNNENIKNEDLVAWVTVGFLHIPHSEDIPNTATPGNSVGFLLRPFNFFPEDPSLASRDTVIVWPRDSGPNYIQHWIPKEEGDCLMPEPLSYNGTYRPV; encoded by the exons ATGCGGCCAGAGACCCTGGCCCTCCGTGGGGCCGTCGCCGCTGTCCTGGTGCTGCAGGCGCTGGGCACGGCCAAGTGCCCGTCACAGACCCTGCACAGCAAGGCCAGGGTGTTTGAGGACCTGAGCGCCCAAGAGCTGAAGGCCGTGCGCAGCTTCCTCTGGTCACAGGAACCGCTGAGGCTCGAGCCCTCCCAAGCTCCCACCATGGCCAAGAACTCCGTGTTCCTCATTGAGATGTTGCTGCCCAAGAAGCAACACGTACTGAAATTTCTGGACAAAGGTGGAAGGCCTCCCGTCCGCGAGGCGCGAGCGGTCATCTTCTTCGGAGCCCAGGAGCATCCCAATGTCACCGAGTTTGCCGTGGGGCCCCTGCCACGGCCCTACTACATGCGAGAGCTGCACCCCACGGCGGAGCACCGCACCTCCTGGGCCTCCAGGCCCATCACCGGGGCCGAGTACACCctcctgggccaggccctgcAGAAGGCCACCAAGCCCCTGCACCAATTTTTTCTTCACACCACAGGCTTCTCCTTCCAAGACTGTCACTCGCGATGCCTGACATTCACGGATGTGGCACCCCGGGGGGTGGCCTCCGGCCAGCGCCGCTCCTGGTTCATCTTGCAGCGCTTTGTAGAAGGCCACTTCCTGCACCCCACGGGGCTGGAGCTCCTCATGGATCACAGCAGCACCCACGCCCAAGACTGGACGGTGGAGCTGGTCTGGTACAACGGAAAGTTCTACCAGAGCCCGGAAGAGCTGGCCCGGAAGTACAAGGAGGGACAGGTGGACGTGGTGATTCTGGAGGACATACCCCCCAAGGCCCAGGGCGGGGAAGGCGCAGAGGAAACGCCCCTCTTCTCCTCCTACAAGCCACGCGGGGACTTCCCCATCCCCGTGCCCGTGAACGGCCCCCGCCTGGTCCAGCCCCAAGGTCGCCGCTACAGGCTGGAGGGCAACACGGTGCTCTACGGCGGCTGGAGCGTCTCCTTCAGGCTGCGCTCGTCCTCAGGGCTCCAGATCCTCAACGTGCTCTTCGGCTGCGAGCGCATAGCCTATGAGGTGAGCGTGCAGGAGGCGGTGGCGCTGTACGGAGGGCACACGCCCGCGGGCATGCAGACCAACTACATCGacgtgggctgggggctgggcagtgTCACGCACGAGTTAGCGCCCGGCATCGACTGCCCGGACACGGCCACCTTCCTGGATGCCCTCCACCACTACGATGCCGACGACCCCGTGCGCTACCCCCGAGCCCTGTGCATCTTTGAGATGCCCACGGGAGTGCCCCTTCGGCGACACTTCAACTCCAACTTCAGTGGGGGCTTCAACTTCTACGCGGGACTGCAAGGCCAGGTGCTGGTGCTACGGACCACATCGACGGTCTACAACTACGACTACATCTGGGACTTCATCTTCTACCCCAACGGGGTGATGGAGGCCAAGATGCACGCCACCGGCTACGTCCACGCCACCTTCTACACCCCCGAGGGGCTGCGCTATGGGACCCGCCTGCACACGCACCTGCTCGGCAACATGCATACTCACTTAGTGCACTACCGCGTGGACCTGGACGTGGCAG GCACCAAGAATAGCTTCCAGACCCTGAAGATGAAGCTAGAAAACATCACCAACCCCTGGAGCCCAAGACACCACCTGGTGCAGCCAACCCTGAAGCAGACGCATTACCACCGGGAGCGCCAGGCGGCCTTCCGCTTCGGACAGACTCTGCCCAAGTACTTGCTCTTCACGAGCGCCGAGGAGAACCGCTGGGGCCACAAGCGCAGCTACCGGCTGCAGGTCCACTCCATGGCCGACCAGGCGCTGCCCGTGGGCTGGCAGATGGAGCGGGCAGTCACCTGGGCCAG GTACCCCCTGGCCGTGACCAAGTACCGGGAGTCGGAGGCGTGCAGCAGTAGCATCTACAACCAGAACGACCCCTGGGACCCACCCGTGGTCTTCGAGGAGTTTCTTCACAACAACGAGAACATCAAAAACGAG GACTTGGTGGCCTGGGTCACCGTAGGCTTCCTGCACATCCCCCATTCAGAAGACATCCCTAACACAGCCACACCCGGGAACTCCGTGGGCTTCCTGCTCCGGCCTTTCAACTTCTTCCCCGAGGACCCATCACTGGCGTCCAGAGACACCGTGATCGTGTGGCCCCGGGACAGCGGCCCCAACTACATCCAGCACTGGATCCCGAAGGAGGAGGGGGACTGCTTGATGCCTGAGCCTTTAAGCTACAATGGAACCTACAGGCCTGTGTGA